A portion of the Candidatus Methylomirabilota bacterium genome contains these proteins:
- a CDS encoding histidine phosphatase family protein has protein sequence MRLLLARHGQSVWNEVRRFQGAMDVALSDGGRAQARALGSALRGFRPAVAYVSPMERARETAEIALAGMDVPIVSLPELRELSLGDWEGCTHEEIRQRDGDPYRAWVRAPLDCPPPGAEPLPDVHRRVLLAIDRIAATHRDGEDVLVVAHGGVISVYACHLLGCSFNALWRLRVDNASLTVVEPPRIVTLNDTRHLSSEGGLSSEGASTAPSEASPREDCAGGAGARSVGPDPL, from the coding sequence ATGAGGCTGCTGCTGGCGCGCCACGGCCAGTCCGTGTGGAACGAGGTGCGCCGCTTCCAGGGCGCCATGGACGTCGCGCTCTCCGATGGGGGCCGCGCGCAGGCGCGCGCTCTCGGCAGCGCGCTGCGTGGCTTCCGGCCGGCGGTGGCCTACGTGAGCCCGATGGAGCGGGCCCGGGAGACGGCCGAGATCGCGCTGGCCGGCATGGACGTCCCCATCGTGTCCCTCCCGGAATTGCGGGAGCTGTCGCTGGGGGACTGGGAGGGGTGCACGCACGAGGAGATCCGCCAGCGCGACGGCGATCCCTACCGCGCCTGGGTGCGCGCGCCGCTGGACTGCCCGCCGCCCGGCGCCGAGCCGCTCCCGGACGTCCACCGCCGCGTGCTGCTGGCCATCGACCGCATCGCCGCCACCCACCGTGACGGCGAGGACGTGCTCGTCGTGGCCCACGGCGGCGTGATCAGCGTCTATGCCTGCCACCTGCTGGGCTGCTCGTTCAACGCGCTCTGGCGTCTGCGGGTGGACAACGCCTCGCTCACGGTCGTGGAGCCGCCCCGGATCGTCACGCTGAACGACACGCGTCATCTTTCCTCGGAGGGGGGCTTATCGTCGGAGGGGGCCTCGACGGCCCCCTCCGAAGCCTCCCCCAGGGAGGATTGCGCCGGCGGAGCCGGCGCTCGAAGCGTGGGACCAGACCCGCTATGA
- the gltX gene encoding glutamate--tRNA ligase has product MTTRPASSIRVRFAPSPTGHLHVGGARTALFNWLYARHHGGVFILRIEDTDRSRSTEDNIAAILEAFQWLGLPWDEGPPTPGYRQTERMDLYREHAQRLVAAGRAYYCDCPPETLERERRAAQQRGETFRYSGRCRDRGLRAGALRLRMPDEGATVVNDLIHGPVTFEHRQLDDWILVRTDGTPTYNFGNVVDDVTMRITHVIRGNDHLSNTPKQLLCYEALGYPAAEFAHVSMILGPDRSRLSKRHGATSVQAYRDAGIPADAMVNYLARLGWSHGDQELFSRAELIELFDIKDVTASAAIFDRTKLEWLSQEHMKRMDGARLAELAQPFLAKAGLEVRREPAWLARVVDTLKERAKTLVELVEVGRFYFERPREYEEKAAQKFFTPEGARRLDVLIERLGSLADFTPESLERAYRELTEALGLKLVDLAQLSRLAVTGRTASPPIFEVLALLGREETLARLRAARAVIGSSR; this is encoded by the coding sequence GTGACGACGAGGCCCGCCTCCTCCATCCGTGTCCGTTTCGCGCCCAGCCCCACCGGGCATCTGCACGTGGGCGGCGCCCGCACGGCGCTCTTCAACTGGCTCTATGCCCGCCACCACGGCGGCGTCTTCATCCTGCGCATCGAGGACACCGACCGCTCCCGGTCGACCGAGGACAACATCGCGGCCATCCTCGAGGCCTTCCAGTGGCTGGGGCTTCCCTGGGACGAGGGCCCGCCGACGCCCGGCTACCGGCAGACCGAGCGGATGGATCTCTACCGCGAGCACGCCCAGCGGCTGGTCGCCGCGGGACGCGCCTACTACTGCGACTGCCCCCCCGAGACGCTCGAGCGGGAGCGGCGGGCGGCCCAGCAGCGCGGGGAGACCTTCCGCTACTCCGGGCGCTGCCGGGACCGCGGCCTCCGGGCCGGCGCGCTGCGGCTCCGCATGCCCGACGAGGGCGCCACCGTCGTGAACGACCTGATCCACGGGCCCGTCACCTTCGAGCACCGGCAGCTCGACGACTGGATCCTCGTCCGCACGGACGGCACGCCCACGTACAACTTCGGCAACGTCGTCGACGACGTCACGATGCGCATCACCCACGTCATCCGGGGCAACGACCACCTGTCGAACACCCCCAAGCAGCTCCTCTGCTACGAGGCGCTCGGCTACCCGGCGGCCGAGTTCGCCCACGTCTCCATGATCCTGGGTCCGGATCGCAGCCGGCTCAGCAAGCGCCACGGTGCCACCTCGGTGCAGGCCTACCGGGACGCCGGCATCCCGGCCGACGCCATGGTCAACTACCTGGCCCGGCTGGGCTGGTCGCACGGCGATCAGGAGCTCTTCTCGCGCGCCGAGCTGATCGAGCTGTTCGACATCAAGGACGTCACGGCCTCCGCCGCCATCTTCGACCGTACCAAGCTGGAGTGGCTCTCGCAGGAGCACATGAAGCGGATGGACGGCGCCCGGCTGGCCGAGCTGGCGCAGCCGTTCCTGGCGAAGGCCGGGCTCGAGGTCCGGCGCGAGCCCGCCTGGCTGGCGCGGGTGGTCGACACGCTGAAGGAGCGGGCGAAGACGCTGGTGGAGCTGGTCGAGGTCGGACGGTTCTACTTCGAGCGGCCCCGGGAGTACGAGGAGAAGGCGGCGCAGAAGTTCTTCACCCCGGAGGGCGCCCGGCGGCTGGACGTGCTCATCGAGCGCCTGGGATCGCTGGCCGACTTCACGCCGGAGTCGCTGGAGCGCGCCTACCGCGAGCTGACGGAGGCGCTCGGGCTCAAGCTGGTGGACCTGGCGCAGCTCTCGCGGCTCGCGGTCACCGGCCGGACGGCCTCGCCGCCGATCTTCGAGGTGCTGGCGCTCCTCGGGCGCGAGGAGACGCTGGCCCGCCTGCGGGCGGCGCGCGCGGTCATCGGAAGTTCGCGATGA